The DNA region GCATCGATATTGGTGTAATGAACATCGTAACCATTGGAAACAACATATCCGAAAAGGGTATTGCTGTCAAGGGCGGTGTTCTGAAATCAATAAACCAGTATTTCAATAAAGAGTTATCAAGATTAAAATCTATCAATGACAGGCAGAGGAAAAACAGAGAGAATACAAAAAGGATAAACAGGCTATATTTAACAAGGAACAGAAAAATAAAGGATATCATGCATAAACTATCAAAAGCAGTCATAGAATATGCCATGAATAATAAAATCGACACAATTGTAATAGGCCATAATAATAGATGGAAGCAGTCTGTGGATATCGGTAAGGAGAACAACCAGAACTTTGTGCAGATACCTTTCAATATGCTCATACAGCAGATTAAATACAAAGCAGAAGAGAAAGGGATCAATGTCATGATACAGGAGGAGAGCTATACAAGCATATGTTCGTTTCTTGATAACGAAAGCATAGAACACCACGACACGTACATGGGAAAGAGAATAAAGAGAGGTGTATTCCAGTCTGCAAATGGAACATTAATACATGCGGATCTGAATGCATCCTACAACACAATAAGAAAGGCAATCCCTGAAGCATTTGACGGGATAGAGGGTATTGGGTTATACCCGCGAAGTTTAAGCATCAAAGAGATGATAACTTCCAAAGGTGGATGTTAACATGGTTAACAGAAACCATAACCTAGCATTTATGAGGTGAAGCATTGTGATCGGCCACAGCCCTTGGAATTTTTCATATTATGGATATGTGGAGGAAGTAGTGGAATGAAAACCCAACCATGAATGTTATGAATGCGGCCAGCAGTGCAAGTAGGGATGCCCTTATGGCCATCCTGAATATGCCCACATTGATAGAGAGTGCCACAACGGCGTTTGTAAAACCCTGAACAAGAAACACAAGCGCCACAGATAGCGCAAGTGCGAGGTATTTCTGCAAGAATACAAACGGTATTATGGGTACAGCTGCGCCTATGATGTACGATATGCCCACATATATCGCTGATGTTTTGGACTCGCCCTTTATCGCCTTTATGTAATCGTGATCAACCTTTTGCCTTCTAAAAAGAATCTTTTTCTCTTCTTCAACAAGTTTGTACTCAGTCTCCGATTTCTTTGAAAGGTACGCACCGATGCTCATGCTTGCAGTACCGCTTATGCCCACAACCAGGCCGCCCAGCGCTATATCGATGTTGCTGACTATTATGGATGTGAGTCCGGCCAGCGCTGCCAATACTTCCACAAGGCCATCGCTTATGCCGTATATCATATCCTTATTCCTCTCTATGGTGTCGCTGGATTTTTCCATGGCCTTCTCGAATATCTCCTCATGTTCTATCTCTTCATCCAGAATTTCCTGAAGCCTTCGTCTGAAACTCTCTTCAAGACCAGGCCTCTTCAGATATTCGCTGTACACCCTCACGGTGGAGATCTCCCCATGTTCCAGGAGGCGGGCAGTGAGGAAGAGCCCAAGAAAGTGTCTCATGAATACAAGAAATGATACCTTTAACTTGTTGTATCTAGGTTCAGGCTTGACACCGGCCTTCTCAAGGTTCTGTCTCCAGAAATCAGAGTGTTCCTTCTCTATGGAGGAGAGCTTGGCCAGATTCTCCCTCAGATAATCGTCTTTTATCTTTCTTGATAGGACAGAATAGAAGGTCATATCGGTAAGCTCATCCCGGTAGAACTCTGACCACTGTTTCACGTCGCTGTCCATATCTTATTATCGATATCTACCTTAAATAATTATCGTTTTTTCTAGGTTGGCTGTTGCATCGGAATAAGGTCATCCTCACATTTATTCAGTACGAAATTCGTATAAGGCATACGTTTTTCATTCAATAAAATATATATTATTACTCTTAATATTGTAACTATGATGCAGGAAGAGCTCAATGGAATTAAGATAAAGGTAACGCCGCCGGGACCTGAGGCCAAGAAGATAATAGCGATGAATGATCAGTATCTTGCGAGAAGCACGCAGTCTTTGCCTGTGGTCGGAAAACTGGGCCGTGGGGTCTATGTTGAGGACGTGGATGGAAATGTCTACCTGGATTTCTCAAGCGGCATAAGTGTCACCAATCTTGGCCATGTGGATCCATACGTTACAGAGAAGGTTGAAGAACAGCTCCACAAGATGTGGCATTTTCCTGGAACAGATTTCTACACAGAGATGCAGGTGCTGGCTGCGAAGTCATTGATAGAGGTCACGCCTGGTAAATTCGAAAAGAGGGTTTTCTTCACAAACAGCGGTACAGAGAGTGTTGAGGCTGCAATAAAGGTTGCGAAATCCTACACTGGCAGGGGAATGTTCATAGGGTTCATAGGGGCATTTCACGGAAGGACGCAGGGTTCGCTTAGCTTCACGGCTTCAAAGCCAATTCATCACAGGGGTTTCTTCCCATCCATGCCGGGAGTTGAGCATGTACCATTCCCGAACCCGTACAGAAACCCATTTGGTATCGATGGATATGAGAACCCGGATGAACTTGTCAACAGGGTAATCGATTACATCGAGACCTATCTGCTCAAGACGTATGTACCACCTGAAGATGTTGCAGGAATACTTGCAGAGCCCGTTCAGGGTGAGGGTGGATACATCGTACCGCCGATGAATTTCTTCAAAGAACTGCGCAAACTGGCTGATAAATACAATATACCTCTGCTCATGGATGAGGTTCAGAGTGGATTTGGCAGGACAGGAAAATTCTTTGCGTCAGAGCACTTTGGAGTTGAACCAGACGTTATAACTCTTGCAAAGGCAATAGCGTCGGGCATACCGATGGGTGCAGTCGTGATGCGGAAGGAGATGAATTTCAAGGAAAGCGGCCTTCACTCCAACACGTTTGGAGGTAACCTGATAGCATCTGTTGCCTGCGTTGCAACCATCGATCAGATGAAGAAACTTAACGTGGTGGAGAATTCAGCAAAACAGGGTGCTTATCTCAGGAAGAGACTTGAGGAGCTTCAGTCAAAGTACGATGCCATAGGTGATGTCAGAGGTCTTGGGCTCATGCAGGCGATAGACTTTGTGAAGGACAGGAGGACCAAGGAACCGAACAACAAGCTAAGGAACACGGTGATTGATAATGCCTTCAAGCTGGGCCTGATTCTGCTTTCTACCGGTACCAGTGCAATAAGAATAATACCTCCGCTCATAATAAAGGAGGAACAGATAGACGAAGGCATAGACGTTCTTGACAGGGCAATAAAGCAGGCCCTGTGATGATTATATTACCTTTTTATTTATTATTTCAATGAATGATGATAGGGGAAGGCCGTCTTCCCATTTCATAACATAATTTCCTTCCCTAGTCTTTGCTATCTTGGGTATGATTTCGTACACCATGTTGAACCTTCCAACCGGTTTAGATTCAACAACAAATAACCTCCATGGATCTCCTTGCACATTCTTTATCCTGTAGGCATAGGTCAGGAATATTCCAGCTCTGATACACATATCATTTATTCTATTGGCCTGTTCCTGTTTTTTTCCGGATCCCTCGGAAAACATGAGGTACGGCCTAACAGACGACTTTACCTCTATGACCATGGAAAAATCATGCCTTATAGCTATCACATCCGCACCGAAGGAGCCAGCAGATCTTGTTACGTAGAACGGAGATTCTATCAGGGACATTATGACATCTGATTTTTCAGGTATCTTACTGGCATATTTCCTCACAGCCTGTTCTTTTCCGCCCAGTATGTCCCTTATCTCGCGTTCATAGGTACTTGCATTCACGATCCCATATGCCAAGTTTAAATTTAAAGGAAGATCACCGAGAGATTGAAATTCTGTGAGCTACTCCTCAGCTGAAGCTTCGAAGCTTCCTGATTCAACGACCAAACTCGATCCACATACTGCCAGATCGCATTTTCCCGTCATTGGAAACTTTCTTTCGGGCCACGTCTGGAGGATGGGTTACGGAGGTTATGATCTCCACAGGCGTGTATTCGGATCGCACCGATCCTACTCAGTTATCATCCACTTGGTTTTCATGGATGATACAAGAGAATATGGGAAGACGATCTATGAATATTTCCATTGAAGGAAGTCCGTGTATCTCCTGTACGAAGAGAGAGTTTTACTGCTTCCCTCAAACTCCTAACTTCTTTATAAAAACATTTATGCGCATCGAATTTAACATAACCTTTCATGATTATGGGAAATATCTGTGAGGTATGTATTATTGTTAACGCAAATGACAGAAGAATAATATCCAAAATTTTACGGGTTCTTCGCTGTAGAGGTATCGTCATGTTAAAACTATAACAAGCAGCAATGAAGACAGGAGCATAAATGGAATAAAATGAATTCAGATAAATTCCGTAATATAGTAGGCAAACGATTATCATGAATCTTTGAAAGTATAATCTGCTTAGTTGATATCATTCTTACTTTGATGAGAAGCGCAAAGTTAAGTAATACATATGTGAATCAATTATATAAGAATGATTGATAATCCTTGTAATAAATAAATGTAAAAGTAAAGATGATATCTATGAATCATGAAAGGAAAATTTTACTTGCTGGTTTTTTGAAATATATGGGATTCAATCGGAAAAAGATTATAAACGAAGGCATAGATAGCCGCATAAAAGCCCAAAAACTTGTCTACTTTGGGGAGGTTCTTGGTCTGCCACTGAATTATGATTTCAACCTTTATCTTTATGTGCTATACTCGTCTGGACTTACCAATGATTATTTCAGCATAACCGATGAAGAATGGGCAAATGGCAAAATCGATATTTCGACTAATGTTCCCGACTTTTTAGATCAACTCAAAGGGAGATCTGCGCTATTCTAGGAAATTGTCGCAATAATGGATTCCATAAAGACTGCAAATCTGGATGCATCTGAAGATTTCCTTATAAATGCAGAGACCGATATTAAATCGGAATAGCTCAATGAAAAGAGCGATGCTCATAAATATATCAGGGACACTTTTAAGTTCCTGAAGAAAATGAAATTACTCCAAACGGCATGCGCTATGCAACATCAGATCAACATGATAGACGTAAACGTACTCATAAACTATCTCCCGATAGATGAAATATACAAAGATCTAAGGAACAAGATAAAAAAATTCTCTAACCTTTCTAACTCTGGCGACATAAGGATCAGAATATTTGTTTATTCGCTTGAGGAGTGTTTTAAATAGCCCTTGGAAGAAAGAAATGGGAATAAAAGCTTTGATCTTTTTGATAACGGAAATGAAAGATACTAAAAGAACTTCAAGAATTTGTAAATGACGGTTTAATTTCAGTTGCAAGGGTGGATGATGTTGTATCAGAGTTTTTCCGTTATTACCGAGAAATTGATCGTCTTGACTCAAGAATATAAATTTGCGATAAGGTCGTTATGCCAGCGGTTTGTGCCGATAAAAACTCTGTAGCATTCTACATCAACGATAGCAAGATATTAAAGAGCATAAAAATACAAAATATCTACACTATTTAATCCCCTCAAAATCCGTCCTCGAACCTTGATTTACCTCGCTATTTTAAGTCTTTGTCATTATCTCTGTTCCGCAAGTGAATTAAATAATCATAGCGAGAACATCGGCCTGTTCTAATTTTGCCATCATCGCGATCCTTGCCTTGACCCGATCCAACATCATACTCTCATTAAGTTCTCTCTATACATGTTCCTCTTTATCTTAGATACAGAGCTATTTCCACTGCTAACTGCGATGGCCCTTGCTCAATTTTCTTAATTTGGGGGAATTCTATCCCGCTCAGTTCATTTATAACAGAATTATGAATACGTATTGAAGAAAGGTTTCTGATTATATTGATATGATAATCTTAGTGTAAGATTCGGAGCGGAAACCTGGCAGTGTTCCGATCTCTGAGATGGTTTTTCGATAATTGTTTCCATTCATATTCAAACAAAGTGAAATAGGTGTTGATGAGGGCATCATGTGCTATGGCAATGGGAAACGCTGAATTTGTATAAATGCAGAAAATGTATTGCATTATAATAACCTAGAAGTCCATTGAAAAATAGTTGACTAGATCTTGGTACCGTACCCGATTGGCATTTACGCATAGAAAACTGTCAATTTGAACCTCAGATCCATGTTTTGAGTGGTCAATAACTTAATGGACCATGTGCCTTCGGGAAAGTACAGGTTACTAGGGAATATTGTTGATATATCTATCCCAGGGCTGATTGTGAGTTTGTAACCAGGTCTATCATTTGGATAGTACTGCTCAACAAAGACATCAACACTCGAATTGTCCTCAAACGCAAAGACGATCTTATCGGAGGAAGCGTTGACTGTGAAATTATACCAATATGCCTGATCAGCAGTCAGTGGCAAGGTGCCATTGAACACCACGTCGCCACCAGCGGAACCCGTATTTATGGTAAGGATTGGGCCGGTAGTTTTTGTATTCGATATCTGGCTGTCTTCATCATTATTTAAGGTGTGTATGAGTAACGCCAGAAGAATTATAATCACTATTATGGACAGCAAAGTCCTTATTTTTTTCTCCAATCCATAACACCCCATATGCTGGGCATGAAATACAAGATGAGAAGGATTATAATTACATACGATAGGAGCGCTCCCAGGATCCACGCCGGAAAGTACTGGTTAGGGAGTGAAAAAAAGCCTCCGCCGGAGATTCTTACAGTTGTAAAGCCTAGATATGTGTCAGCCAATGATAGTGGGCTCCCTGGAAATAACACGGAGATTCCGGCGTAGAGATATTTCACAGCAGGTGAGTCGTTCACGGAGATGAGATATGGGTATATGTTAAATATTACAAGGTAAAAGATGACGCTTAATATTACCGAGGTGGATCTTTTCATCGAAATCCTAGAGAAAATGAGACCTAGTAGAACCGATGGCAGCATCGAGATAAACAGTATGGCGATATCTGTCATGAACAGGCCCAGACTGAAACCTTCATCAATATAGGTCTTGGTATGGGTAAGGAATACGCTTGGTGGGCCTGAATATCCGAAGATGTAATTGTATATCAAATGATCTACCACAATCTCCACATGGTTAGATAGCGTCCCGTAACGGATCAGGAGCATAAAAATGAAGCCGGCTACGGCTGTGAGCGTCAATACGCCAGCGAATATTATATTAAAAATAAGGCGGGCAACATCTAGTCCGGTCGTATCATGCGTACTGGATCTTATCACGTCGTATGTTCCGTTTTCTTTTTCCTCGGATATGCTCAGTGATGGATATACCATGAAAAGTATAAAGAATGAAACGAAGGAACCTGAAAAGGTGGCGAGTGAGAACTGCAGGGGCATAGTCCCGTATATAGGCGTATTCCATGCAAGTTCTGCGGTTGAGACCATGGCGAGCAGAAAAGTAGCAAGTACCATCATGGGTGCTGCAGTAGATCGTTTCATCAGGATGAACTGCTTCTTGATTTCAGCTCTGAACTGTACCGCTAACGTCATTCAATACATCTCCATATATCTCTGCGATTGTTAAGTCCCTGAACTCCAGAACCCTTAGACCGCTATGAACCAGTATCGAGTTCAGATCTTCCTGCGTACTGTCGGCGCCGATTCTAACATATGGAAACCTAGACATATCGTACTTTAAGCCAAGTGATTTCAACACATCATCAACTTTTTCGTACTCTGCGGCAAACCTTACAACCTTCATCCATTCCAGCGGAAGCTCTATCCTCCTCACAATTCTCCCGCTGTCGATCACGATCACCTCATCTGCTATGCTGTCTATGTACGATATGTTGTGGGAACTAAGTACCACAGCCTTGTTATGCATCTTCATATCCCTGATCATGGCGACGATCTCCTCGCTTGAGGTCTGATCGACGCCATCAAACGGTTCATCAAATATAACGACATCAGGATTCTGTGCCATCGCTACGGCCACCGACAGCTTCCTCCTCATACCCTTGGAAAGGTGTGATGCAAGGACCTTGGAACTGCCCATAATGTTCAGCCTTGATAGTATACGCTCATAATCCGAATGCCCTTCAGATATATCATAGAAGAACTTCACGTTTTCCTCCACGTTTAGAGTCGGGTATATACCCATATTCTCGGGGACGTAGGAGACCCTCCCGTGCACAATCACCCTACCCTCGGTGGGTTTGAGCACATTCGCCATTATCTTCAACGCAGTGCTCTTTCCAGCGCCATTCCTTCCGATAAGGGCAAGGCACATACCCTCTTGAAGCTTTACGCTGAACCCTTCCAGGGCCTTTTTGGTATTTCTGATTCCGTATCTCTTGCCAACGCCGGTCATCTCCAGCAACACATCGTTCATCTCATCACCATATTTTCACTATACGGCAGAGCTGACAAGCTTCACAGTGCCGTTGTCAACCCATATGAAATCGTTTGGTAAGAAGAGGTTTGGAATACCATAACCTGCTCCACCTACCATATTCGCATACATTATGTAGTAGCCATTTGGTGCTGGCATGAACGATAGAGGGATGGAGTTGTATACGGTTTCGTTCCAGTAAGCAACGGTCTTGGGATGTTCGTTTGATAGATAGAAGTGTACAACACCAGATAGATAAATGTTTGACATGCCTGGAGGGATTACTCCGGAGCTGCGATCCTTAGCATCAGTTATGTTCGGGCCGGCATATACTACATGTATCCCCTCAATGTATTGAGTCTCCGGAAATGTGAATTTGGTCAGGAAGTTTGTTGAGTTTATTACAGCAGATATATAGAATGCCACTGAGCCGTTATTCAATGGCTTAACGCTGACATCTATGCCAATGTACGGCTGCGAATGCTCCTTGACATAGTCGTGATAATAGACGATGCCTGAAACGACGACAATCAGCGCTATCAATACCGCAATTATTATTTTCCTCGGACTGGCCATTTTATACCTCCATATAAAATTTATAATAAAAATATTGTCATTATATCATTGCTGTGTTGGAATCCCAAACGTATAGCTATTTTCAACCCAATAGTAATGGGTAAACGCATTTAACCAGCCCCAGTAATGAGCAAAATGACCGCCCTCCGTCAATGATACGTAGTCATATTTTTTCAGATGATCACCTGGTGATATGATCCACAATATATATATAATTTTCTTTTTTAAATTATATATCAGGAATATAAATGATCTATCCGATTATTTGCATCTTATTGTGGCAAAACCCTGCAGAATTACAATATCTCACTATGCAAATTACGGAATTATGTCAATGACGTTCTACGAGGGCGTCGTCAATCACGTATCCCTAAATTCTCAGTGTCTATAGGAAGAAGTATAAAAATTTAAAACATTGCCTATCATCGATATATACTCGAGTATAGCATGCTTTCAGCGTATGCATATTGCACAACTGAATGAAGTGCCGGAAATCCTTAGGATCACGATGATCTTCATCTTAATTTAAAAGAGAAGTTTGGGATTTGAAGGAAGCTATAAATCTCAACAGCTTTATCGACGAGATATACAGACTTCCCTCAATGTAAAGTTTTATGTATGGTCTTCCCATATTATTTTGTATCCTCCACGATAACCAAGTGGACGATGCTTTAGTAGGATCGGTGCGATCCGAATATACGCCTGTGGAGATCGCTACTTCGGGCTTGTACGGAATATATCCATACAGGCAGATGTCTCTTCGCTTTAAGGAAGCTCCGATGCTTTAGCTGAGGAGTAGCTCACTTGATGGACTTGCATTATCTGTCCTTAGAAGCAACTCCAACCATCCTTTCTATTATTACCCCGACACCGTTCTTGTTCGAACAATATTTTCGAATTAAGGATGAGGGAGCAATTGAAGAAATTTTTGGATTTCAGAACGCCATAATCCCAGTATTTTCTACATTGGTACTGATTTTTCTCATAAATTTCTATAAAATGAGCTTTCCTTATAATGTGGGATGACAAAATACAGAAAAGTATATATATCTTTATGACGTTGTCAGACGTATGGGAGATATAACGGATCTGCTGTCCAAAGTTTCCATCGATGATGTTTACGATGACTGGGATGACCAGGCATCAACTGGCCTCCCGGAGGATGCAGAGATTGAGAATGTTTACAAGACGCTTAATGTTAAGATAAAGGTCATCGGCTGCGGAGGCGGCGGATCAAATACCGTTAACAGGCTTTACGAAGATGCACTAAAAAACACGGATCTTATAGCCATAAACACGGATGCCAGCCATCTTAGATCCATGAAGGTCAGGCACAAACTTCTCATCGGCCAGAAGACGACGAAGGGCCTCGGTACCGGAGCAGACCCGAAGGTGGGAGAGGAGGCTGCAATAGAGGAGATAGTGGCCATAAAGAAGATGGTTCAGAACACGGATATAACATTCGTCACAGCAGGCCTCGGCGGCGGAACGGGTACTGGCTGTGCACCGGTCATTGCCAGGGCCGCAAAGGAGGCAGGATCCATAGTTATATCGGTTGTTACTCTGCCGTTTGAATCAGAGGGCCAGCTGAGGATGGACAATGCAGTCATAGGGCTGGAAAAACTTGCCCAGTTCTCAGATACGCTTGTTGCCATACCGAACCAGCGGCTCCTGAGCGAGGTACCAAATGCCGAGATGAAGGCTGCATTTGCATACGCCGATAGAGTGCTTGCTGATACCAT from Thermoplasma sp. Kam2015 includes:
- a CDS encoding acetyl ornithine aminotransferase family protein, giving the protein MMQEELNGIKIKVTPPGPEAKKIIAMNDQYLARSTQSLPVVGKLGRGVYVEDVDGNVYLDFSSGISVTNLGHVDPYVTEKVEEQLHKMWHFPGTDFYTEMQVLAAKSLIEVTPGKFEKRVFFTNSGTESVEAAIKVAKSYTGRGMFIGFIGAFHGRTQGSLSFTASKPIHHRGFFPSMPGVEHVPFPNPYRNPFGIDGYENPDELVNRVIDYIETYLLKTYVPPEDVAGILAEPVQGEGGYIVPPMNFFKELRKLADKYNIPLLMDEVQSGFGRTGKFFASEHFGVEPDVITLAKAIASGIPMGAVVMRKEMNFKESGLHSNTFGGNLIASVACVATIDQMKKLNVVENSAKQGAYLRKRLEELQSKYDAIGDVRGLGLMQAIDFVKDRRTKEPNNKLRNTVIDNAFKLGLILLSTGTSAIRIIPPLIIKEEQIDEGIDVLDRAIKQAL
- a CDS encoding RNA-guided endonuclease TnpB family protein; this translates as MRIILTEQIFIRDNGVISRMCHVSKNLYNQVNYILRNQFFNKEKLSSYKDLAKQFSKPSGIEENNNFQKLPAQTAQWTIRKVKESWNSFFKALKTYKKHPELFDGIPKPPKYKNKDGEFILIFTNQQCSIDNGILKFPKIMDLEVKTRLDDVDLREVQIIPLGIGYNVEIVYSKEISDVSELSPKRILGIDIGVMNIVTIGNNISEKGIAVKGGVLKSINQYFNKELSRLKSINDRQRKNRENTKRINRLYLTRNRKIKDIMHKLSKAVIEYAMNNKIDTIVIGHNNRWKQSVDIGKENNQNFVQIPFNMLIQQIKYKAEEKGINVMIQEESYTSICSFLDNESIEHHDTYMGKRIKRGVFQSANGTLIHADLNASYNTIRKAIPEAFDGIEGIGLYPRSLSIKEMITSKGGC
- a CDS encoding ABC transporter ATP-binding protein — encoded protein: MNDVLLEMTGVGKRYGIRNTKKALEGFSVKLQEGMCLALIGRNGAGKSTALKIMANVLKPTEGRVIVHGRVSYVPENMGIYPTLNVEENVKFFYDISEGHSDYERILSRLNIMGSSKVLASHLSKGMRRKLSVAVAMAQNPDVVIFDEPFDGVDQTSSEEIVAMIRDMKMHNKAVVLSSHNISYIDSIADEVIVIDSGRIVRRIELPLEWMKVVRFAAEYEKVDDVLKSLGLKYDMSRFPYVRIGADSTQEDLNSILVHSGLRVLEFRDLTIAEIYGDVLNDVSGTVQS
- a CDS encoding VIT1/CCC1 family protein, encoding MDSDVKQWSEFYRDELTDMTFYSVLSRKIKDDYLRENLAKLSSIEKEHSDFWRQNLEKAGVKPEPRYNKLKVSFLVFMRHFLGLFLTARLLEHGEISTVRVYSEYLKRPGLEESFRRRLQEILDEEIEHEEIFEKAMEKSSDTIERNKDMIYGISDGLVEVLAALAGLTSIIVSNIDIALGGLVVGISGTASMSIGAYLSKKSETEYKLVEEEKKILFRRQKVDHDYIKAIKGESKTSAIYVGISYIIGAAVPIIPFVFLQKYLALALSVALVFLVQGFTNAVVALSINVGIFRMAIRASLLALLAAFITFMVGFSFHYFLHISII
- the ftsZ gene encoding cell division protein FtsZ, producing MGDITDLLSKVSIDDVYDDWDDQASTGLPEDAEIENVYKTLNVKIKVIGCGGGGSNTVNRLYEDALKNTDLIAINTDASHLRSMKVRHKLLIGQKTTKGLGTGADPKVGEEAAIEEIVAIKKMVQNTDITFVTAGLGGGTGTGCAPVIARAAKEAGSIVISVVTLPFESEGQLRMDNAVIGLEKLAQFSDTLVAIPNQRLLSEVPNAEMKAAFAYADRVLADTIRSIVEIITKTGIINIDYSDIKTVMQSGGVALIGMGQSKKGGDRIMTALEEAMKPRLIDVDVSTAKDCVFKIIAPPDITVSEVGKAMDEIKKRINSRSRIIWGLTIDKNLDKEVKVLIFMTGVSSAYLVKDVESARKLASLFTGAYAAEIDSVN